From a single Candidatus Omnitrophota bacterium genomic region:
- the guaA gene encoding glutamine-hydrolyzing GMP synthase translates to MTRMISKAGALAAKRDGILVIDFGSQYVQLIARRIRENKVHSVVDSPDITIEKIKRLNPCGIILSGGPSSVYDRKAPTFHRAMLELGIPVLGICYGMQIVGKRLGGKIKKSGKREYGRTLVKFKTSNSLFSGLSGESVTWMSHMDKVVKLPEGFRAIASSENTTCAAFCDPAKKIYGVQFHPEVIHTAEGEKVLRNFLFKVCGCKRNWTMRSFIERKISEISEQVGNKHVVLGLSGGVDSTVSAVLLHRAIGNRLHCIFVDNGLLRKDEAERVEKLFKKNIKLDLRVVKAEKRFLDELRGVTDPEKKRKIIGRVFVEVFEESAGKIKNAEFLAQGTLYPDIIESRSFFGGPSKTIKSHHNVGGLPEKMGLKLVEPLRELFKDEVRKVGDELGIPKEVTARQPFPGPGLAVRIVGEITKDRLNTLKEADWIIIDIAKKAGIYDKTWQIFGVFLPVKSVGVMGDGRTYENAIAIRAVTSVDGMTADWARIPYGVLAEMSNRIINQVEGINRVVFDISSKPPSTIEWE, encoded by the coding sequence CACAGTATGTACAGCTCATAGCAAGACGTATACGCGAGAACAAAGTGCATTCAGTCGTAGATTCCCCGGATATCACGATAGAAAAAATAAAGAGGCTTAATCCCTGCGGGATAATACTTTCCGGGGGGCCGTCCAGTGTGTATGACCGCAAAGCCCCTACTTTTCACAGGGCTATGCTCGAGCTCGGCATTCCGGTGCTCGGCATATGTTATGGCATGCAGATCGTCGGTAAAAGGCTCGGCGGGAAGATAAAGAAGAGCGGCAAACGCGAATATGGACGTACCCTTGTCAAATTCAAGACCTCTAACAGCCTTTTCTCGGGTCTTTCGGGTGAAAGTGTTACCTGGATGAGCCACATGGATAAGGTGGTTAAACTGCCGGAAGGTTTTCGTGCCATCGCGTCAAGCGAGAACACGACATGCGCGGCTTTTTGCGACCCGGCGAAGAAAATATACGGCGTCCAATTCCATCCCGAGGTCATACATACGGCCGAAGGGGAAAAGGTCCTCAGGAATTTCCTTTTCAAGGTATGCGGGTGTAAGCGTAACTGGACCATGCGCTCCTTTATCGAACGCAAGATAAGCGAGATAAGCGAGCAGGTCGGGAACAAGCATGTGGTGCTTGGCCTTTCGGGAGGAGTGGATTCAACGGTAAGCGCTGTGCTTCTCCATCGCGCGATAGGGAACCGGTTGCATTGCATATTCGTCGATAACGGCCTCTTGAGAAAAGATGAGGCTGAACGTGTGGAAAAACTTTTCAAAAAGAACATCAAACTGGACCTGCGTGTGGTCAAGGCCGAAAAACGTTTTCTTGATGAGCTTAGAGGGGTAACGGACCCGGAAAAGAAGCGTAAGATAATCGGCAGGGTATTCGTTGAGGTGTTCGAAGAGAGCGCGGGCAAGATAAAGAACGCAGAGTTCCTGGCGCAGGGCACATTGTACCCGGATATAATAGAATCCCGATCCTTCTTCGGCGGCCCCAGCAAAACAATAAAATCCCATCATAATGTTGGCGGGCTTCCGGAAAAAATGGGGCTTAAACTGGTAGAGCCGCTCAGGGAGCTTTTTAAGGACGAGGTCCGTAAGGTCGGGGACGAGCTCGGTATACCGAAAGAGGTAACGGCCAGGCAGCCGTTCCCGGGTCCAGGTCTCGCCGTAAGAATAGTGGGAGAGATCACCAAGGATCGCTTGAACACGCTTAAAGAAGCGGACTGGATCATCATCGATATTGCTAAGAAAGCCGGGATATACGATAAGACATGGCAGATCTTCGGGGTTTTTCTGCCTGTCAAAAGCGTGGGGGTGATGGGTGACGGGCGTACCTATGAGAACGCGATAGCCATACGCGCGGTGACCAGCGTGGATGGTATGACCGCGGATTGGGCCAGGATCCCTTATGGTGTTCTCGCGGAAATGTCGAACCGTATCATAAATCAGGTCGAGGGCATAAATCGTGTAGTTTTTGACATAAGTTCAAAACCGCCCAGTACCATAGAATGGGAATAA
- the purL gene encoding phosphoribosylformylglycinamidine synthase subunit PurL: protein MEHARIEVRDKEGIYDAVAEGLKTEINDIGIKGVKDVEYIQVYTLAGDFSAGELRKIALDILTDKISQECDFTGGYVPRGGKHHIVEIAYNPGVMDPVEESAMKSIRDIGVAGITSVRTSKKYIISGTVSPRNVRTITESLLYNKIIQHVVTEKEREKDIKPYEFSEVTVDMLGLDDKGLLELSREGQLYLNLLEMRAIQEHFRRIGRNPTDCELETIAQTWSEHCKHKTMMGSIRYNGKMIKNLLKDTVMRVTRELDRSWCVSVFKDNAGIIRFDGKNDICFKVETHNHPSALEPYGGSETGIGGVLRDPMGTGRGAKPIINTDVFCFGMPDMKRSSVPKGALHPKRVMKGVVSGVRDYGNKMGIPTVNGAVCYDARYTGNPLVFCGNVGILPHKFSTKKVSTGDLIVVVGGKTGRDGIHGATFSSAELTSESETISSTAVQIGNPITEKKVLDTLIKARDMGLYEAITDCGAGGFSSAVGEMGEETGAEVHLDKAPLKYKGLKPWEIWVSEAQERMVLAVRPRKLKALMKVFESEDVEATVIGRFTDTKKLKLCYRGHTVADIDMSFIHDGIPRLIRNAVWKPRKAAPASASPEKKDYTRDLVKILSSWNVCSKEWVIRQYDHEVQGGSVLKPLVGRNNDGPSDASVTKPLFDSNKGIALSNGINPLYGDIDPYWMAASAIDESMRQLVSVGCDPSRIALLDNFCWGNTDNPEQLGALVRASKACYDMASVFGTPFISGKDSLNNEFNTGKGRVAIPYTLLISAIGVVNDVRKTISMDVKEPGNDLYIVGKTFNEMGGSHFHLVNRRKGGDVPRVEPKRAMKAMERLYTAITDGLVVSCHDCSEGGMAVALSEMLFAGAYGADVSLSGMPRGSGAGRDDVLLFSESNSRFIVEVPSGRGKEFEHLMKDAPVGFLGTTRADDRLTIKGLGGRSVVKSGLDPLRSAWKGPLKRLMHEKN, encoded by the coding sequence ATGGAACACGCGCGAATAGAGGTGCGGGACAAAGAGGGCATTTATGACGCCGTAGCCGAGGGCCTCAAGACCGAGATAAACGACATCGGCATCAAGGGCGTCAAGGACGTGGAATATATCCAGGTCTATACGCTTGCAGGGGACTTCTCTGCCGGGGAGCTCAGGAAAATAGCGCTTGATATCCTGACCGATAAGATCTCCCAGGAGTGTGATTTCACCGGAGGGTATGTTCCTCGCGGGGGGAAGCACCATATAGTTGAGATAGCGTATAACCCCGGGGTAATGGACCCTGTGGAAGAGAGCGCGATGAAATCGATAAGGGACATCGGCGTTGCCGGGATCACGTCTGTGAGGACTTCCAAGAAATATATCATATCCGGCACGGTTTCGCCGCGTAATGTCAGAACGATCACGGAAAGTCTTCTCTACAACAAGATAATACAACATGTCGTGACAGAAAAAGAACGCGAGAAGGATATAAAGCCCTATGAGTTCAGTGAAGTAACGGTCGACATGCTGGGGCTTGACGATAAGGGACTCCTTGAACTGTCGCGTGAAGGGCAACTTTATCTCAATCTTCTGGAGATGCGGGCCATACAGGAACATTTTCGCCGGATCGGACGTAACCCGACCGATTGTGAACTGGAGACCATCGCGCAGACATGGAGCGAACATTGCAAGCATAAGACCATGATGGGCAGCATTCGCTATAACGGCAAGATGATAAAGAACCTTCTCAAGGATACTGTGATGAGGGTGACCCGCGAACTGGACAGATCCTGGTGCGTGTCCGTTTTCAAGGATAACGCGGGGATAATACGGTTCGACGGGAAGAACGATATATGTTTCAAGGTCGAGACGCATAACCATCCCTCGGCCCTTGAGCCTTATGGTGGCTCGGAGACCGGTATCGGCGGGGTGTTGCGTGATCCCATGGGCACCGGGCGGGGGGCCAAGCCGATAATAAACACGGATGTCTTCTGCTTCGGGATGCCGGACATGAAAAGGAGTTCGGTCCCTAAAGGAGCTTTGCATCCCAAAAGAGTGATGAAAGGCGTCGTAAGCGGGGTGCGTGATTACGGCAATAAGATGGGCATTCCGACCGTGAACGGGGCTGTTTGTTATGACGCGAGGTATACGGGGAATCCGCTAGTGTTCTGCGGGAACGTAGGTATACTGCCCCATAAGTTCTCGACAAAAAAAGTTTCGACCGGCGACCTTATAGTTGTAGTTGGCGGGAAGACCGGACGGGATGGTATACACGGAGCCACTTTCTCTTCCGCCGAACTCACGTCGGAGTCAGAGACCATTTCCTCTACAGCTGTACAGATCGGGAATCCCATAACCGAAAAAAAGGTGCTGGATACCCTTATCAAGGCCAGGGATATGGGACTTTATGAGGCGATAACCGATTGTGGTGCCGGTGGTTTTTCCAGTGCCGTTGGCGAAATGGGGGAAGAGACCGGGGCAGAGGTGCACCTGGACAAGGCGCCGTTGAAGTATAAGGGGCTTAAACCCTGGGAAATATGGGTTTCGGAGGCCCAGGAAAGAATGGTGCTGGCCGTACGTCCGCGAAAACTCAAGGCGTTGATGAAGGTCTTCGAGAGTGAGGATGTCGAGGCCACCGTTATAGGGCGGTTCACCGATACCAAGAAGCTTAAGTTGTGTTACAGGGGGCATACGGTCGCGGATATTGATATGTCGTTCATACATGACGGCATTCCGCGCCTTATAAGGAATGCGGTATGGAAACCTCGCAAGGCCGCTCCTGCCAGTGCCAGCCCTGAGAAAAAGGACTATACAAGGGACTTGGTCAAAATACTCTCGAGTTGGAACGTGTGTAGTAAAGAATGGGTGATCAGGCAGTATGACCATGAGGTGCAAGGAGGTAGTGTCCTGAAACCTCTTGTTGGCAGGAACAACGATGGCCCTTCGGACGCGTCGGTCACGAAGCCTCTTTTCGACAGTAACAAGGGCATAGCTCTTTCCAACGGCATAAACCCCCTGTATGGCGATATAGATCCATATTGGATGGCCGCAAGCGCCATTGATGAGTCCATGCGTCAGCTGGTATCGGTAGGTTGTGACCCGTCCAGGATAGCTCTACTGGATAATTTCTGTTGGGGCAATACGGACAATCCCGAACAGTTGGGGGCGCTGGTAAGGGCTTCAAAGGCCTGTTATGACATGGCCAGCGTTTTCGGAACGCCGTTCATTTCCGGCAAGGATAGCCTTAATAATGAGTTCAATACGGGCAAAGGCAGGGTGGCCATACCATATACTCTTCTCATATCGGCCATAGGGGTCGTGAACGATGTCAGGAAGACCATTTCCATGGATGTAAAGGAACCTGGTAACGACCTATATATCGTAGGTAAGACGTTCAACGAGATGGGCGGATCCCATTTCCATTTAGTGAATCGCAGAAAAGGCGGGGATGTCCCCAGGGTGGAGCCGAAAAGGGCCATGAAGGCTATGGAACGCCTGTACACCGCGATAACCGATGGACTGGTGGTCTCGTGCCATGATTGCTCTGAGGGCGGCATGGCCGTGGCTCTTTCCGAAATGCTTTTCGCTGGCGCGTATGGCGCGGACGTTTCTTTGTCAGGGATGCCGAGAGGGAGTGGAGCGGGCAGGGACGATGTGTTGCTTTTCTCTGAATCCAACTCGCGGTTTATTGTCGAAGTGCCGTCCGGGCGCGGGAAAGAGTTCGAACATCTTATGAAGGATGCGCCTGTTGGCTTCCTTGGGACCACTCGGGCGGACGATAGATTGACCATTAAAGGGCTTGGCGGCAGGTCCGTCGTCAAGTCCGGGCTGGATCCTCTGAGGTCGGCATGGAAAGGACCGTTGAAAAGGTTGATGCATGAAAAAAATTAA
- the purQ gene encoding phosphoribosylformylglycinamidine synthase I, with protein MKKIKTIILRTAGTNCDNETVHAFRSAGGDVESIHINALTKDRKYLEKASILAIPGGFTYGDDVGSGKILANELKSRLNSELQRFISDGKLIIGICNGFQVLVKMGLLPAVRPHSGFDVQATLCLNDSGKFFDKWVYLRTARETRCVWTKDMPDVVNLPIAHAEGKFIPKNDSVLQKLKKNGQVVFRYTDVTGALAGYPHNPNGSVDDIAGVCDPTGRILGMMPHPERHMTYLQHPNWRRKDVDRKGLGIGAEIFRNGVEFAKKYL; from the coding sequence ATGAAAAAAATTAAGACCATTATTTTGCGTACCGCCGGGACTAATTGTGACAATGAGACCGTTCACGCGTTCAGATCCGCTGGAGGGGATGTGGAATCCATCCACATAAACGCGTTGACGAAAGACCGGAAATATCTTGAGAAAGCCTCCATATTAGCTATCCCGGGCGGGTTCACTTACGGTGATGATGTGGGCAGCGGGAAGATACTCGCGAACGAGTTGAAGTCCAGGTTGAATTCCGAACTACAGAGGTTCATATCAGACGGGAAACTTATTATAGGCATATGTAACGGGTTCCAGGTGCTTGTGAAAATGGGGCTTTTGCCGGCGGTAAGGCCGCATTCCGGGTTCGATGTGCAGGCTACGCTCTGCCTGAACGATTCCGGGAAGTTTTTCGACAAATGGGTCTATCTGAGAACCGCCCGCGAAACCCGATGTGTCTGGACTAAGGATATGCCGGATGTGGTAAATTTGCCAATCGCGCATGCAGAAGGTAAATTTATACCGAAGAACGATAGTGTCCTGCAAAAATTAAAAAAGAACGGCCAGGTCGTTTTCAGGTATACGGATGTGACGGGGGCCCTTGCGGGGTATCCTCATAACCCTAACGGGTCCGTTGACGATATCGCGGGAGTATGTGACCCGACGGGGCGTATACTAGGCATGATGCCTCATCCGGAGCGACATATGACGTATCTCCAGCATCCTAACTGGAGGAGAAAGGACGTGGATCGTAAAGGGCTTGGGATTGGCGCTGAAATATTCCGTAATGGGGTCGAGTTCGCGAAAAAATATCTTTAA
- a CDS encoding TIGR00730 family Rossman fold protein, with translation MQEDRLKKVNIGQDLMNDDPWRVFRIMSEFVDGFETLKSIDKAVSIFGSARTMPDSPYYQLAEDTAREAVKKGYAVITGGGGGIMEAGNKGAKSSKGLSVGLNITLPSEQKANKFITLPLEFRYFFVRKLMFAKYTRAFIVFPGGFGTLDEFFEVVTLIQTKKIDPIPVVLAGSDHWKGLMKWVKDVLLPGDMIEAGDMDIYKLIDQPKEIIEYVDEFYERRGGL, from the coding sequence ATGCAGGAGGATAGATTGAAAAAGGTCAATATCGGACAAGATCTGATGAATGACGACCCGTGGCGCGTGTTTCGCATCATGAGCGAATTCGTCGACGGGTTCGAGACGTTGAAGAGCATAGACAAAGCTGTAAGTATATTCGGTTCAGCGAGGACCATGCCGGACAGCCCATACTATCAACTTGCGGAAGATACGGCCAGGGAGGCGGTAAAGAAAGGGTACGCGGTCATTACCGGCGGCGGTGGAGGGATAATGGAGGCCGGGAACAAGGGGGCTAAGTCCTCTAAGGGTCTTTCTGTGGGGCTTAATATCACGTTGCCCAGCGAGCAGAAGGCGAATAAGTTCATAACATTGCCGCTGGAATTCCGTTATTTTTTCGTGCGGAAATTGATGTTCGCCAAATATACACGGGCTTTTATCGTATTTCCCGGCGGTTTCGGTACACTTGATGAGTTCTTCGAAGTGGTCACGTTGATACAGACGAAGAAGATAGATCCTATACCGGTAGTATTGGCGGGGAGTGACCACTGGAAAGGTTTGATGAAGTGGGTCAAAGATGTGCTTCTCCCGGGTGACATGATCGAGGCGGGAGATATGGACATATACAAGCTGATAGATCAGCCAAAAGAAATTATTGAATATGTTGATGAATTCTATGAAAGAAGGGGAGGGCTTTGA
- a CDS encoding PilZ domain-containing protein — translation MKEGEGFDMQADFEEKRDFFRVDHDAPLNFKVVKGDSFSHKSDIYARNVSASGLLFRTEKESSVPALSSIVWIELDPKIMNICHEIEDDLVTHNNGVFGRVVRIAEGEPNKSYDIGICFLRKKDISEQDMAILCET, via the coding sequence ATGAAAGAAGGGGAGGGCTTTGATATGCAGGCCGATTTTGAGGAAAAACGTGATTTTTTCAGGGTCGATCATGACGCACCTCTTAATTTCAAGGTGGTGAAGGGCGATAGCTTTTCTCATAAATCCGATATTTACGCCCGGAACGTGAGCGCGAGCGGATTGTTGTTCCGTACGGAAAAGGAATCTTCCGTGCCGGCGTTGTCCAGTATCGTGTGGATAGAGCTGGATCCCAAGATCATGAACATATGCCATGAGATAGAGGACGATCTGGTCACCCACAATAACGGCGTATTCGGCCGTGTCGTGCGGATCGCTGAAGGGGAACCCAATAAATCGTATGATATCGGCATATGTTTCCTGCGGAAGAAGGACATATCGGAGCAGGACATGGCGATACTTTGTGAAACATAA
- a CDS encoding diguanylate cyclase: MSAHNPYILNILTPEVIDRTSLLVIGFDVDGRLLYWNERAREVTGHSKADILKAGMPLLFRCLIPSGSLKSIKPTAESQSIQLKEKEISIRNRSGEIRHLRLDLYLVRSTRAKGRVAVILTAVDITYAYLLQNSLRSKNHYIQTTTNRLKRYLSLDPHTGLLNYRHFIHKLSHLFYVGFENNEPLSLLMINIDYFSSINSTYGVARGNQILKKIAELIKANVPAGFSVGRFGGTEFGVLMPATDIKSAFAIAGKLFTKMTDLNFSDKKHDVTLNLSLNMAIGGHPHCAGAGSPEQLLGIVMDKLNDAKRTGANSILICSPNRAVEHKTDAMEEFQSDNGDYKYTLEFVHALANTVKTKDLYTQEHSMSMSGYAASIADFMGLNQAEIQRIRFGSILHDIGKIGIDRMILLKPTALTRGEFETIKQHPRIGAEIIRNVRPLKNVVPYVLYHHERYNGSGYLEGLRGDEIPLGARIISLADVFQALISNRPYRKPLPEEEAIGLIKTYSGKYFDPKVVKAFLEVHRA, from the coding sequence TTGTCGGCACATAACCCGTACATCCTTAATATACTCACGCCTGAAGTGATAGACAGGACATCACTTCTTGTGATAGGATTCGACGTGGATGGAAGGTTGCTGTACTGGAACGAAAGAGCCAGGGAAGTGACCGGTCATTCCAAGGCCGATATCCTGAAGGCGGGTATGCCATTGTTGTTCCGCTGCCTGATACCTTCGGGGAGCTTGAAGAGTATCAAGCCCACTGCCGAATCCCAGAGCATCCAACTTAAAGAAAAAGAGATCTCTATTCGCAATAGGTCGGGGGAGATACGTCATCTGCGCCTGGATCTTTATCTTGTTCGCTCCACGAGGGCTAAAGGGCGTGTGGCTGTGATACTAACTGCCGTTGATATTACCTATGCTTATCTTTTACAGAACAGCCTGAGGTCCAAGAACCACTATATACAGACCACTACGAACCGTCTTAAACGTTATCTTTCCCTGGACCCGCATACCGGGCTTTTGAATTACAGACATTTTATACATAAGTTGAGCCATTTGTTCTATGTGGGGTTCGAGAACAACGAACCGCTTTCGTTGCTGATGATAAACATAGACTACTTCAGTTCCATAAACAGTACATATGGGGTCGCGCGAGGGAACCAGATACTCAAAAAAATAGCCGAGCTTATAAAGGCGAACGTCCCGGCCGGGTTTTCCGTAGGGCGTTTTGGAGGCACGGAATTCGGAGTTCTTATGCCGGCAACCGACATAAAGAGCGCGTTCGCCATAGCGGGCAAGCTTTTCACCAAGATGACGGACCTTAATTTCAGCGACAAAAAACATGATGTTACGTTGAACTTGTCCTTGAACATGGCTATCGGGGGGCATCCTCACTGTGCTGGTGCCGGAAGCCCGGAACAGTTGTTGGGGATCGTTATGGATAAGCTCAATGACGCTAAACGGACCGGAGCTAACTCAATATTGATATGCTCACCGAACCGGGCGGTGGAACATAAAACGGATGCGATGGAGGAGTTCCAGTCCGACAATGGCGATTATAAGTATACGTTGGAATTCGTCCATGCCCTGGCGAATACCGTAAAGACCAAGGATCTGTATACACAGGAACATTCCATGTCCATGTCCGGCTATGCGGCATCTATCGCGGATTTCATGGGGTTGAACCAGGCAGAAATACAGAGGATACGTTTTGGTTCGATACTTCACGATATCGGCAAGATAGGCATAGATCGCATGATATTGCTCAAACCCACAGCGCTTACCCGGGGGGAATTCGAGACGATAAAACAGCACCCCAGGATTGGCGCGGAAATAATCAGGAACGTCCGTCCGTTAAAGAACGTCGTACCCTATGTTCTGTATCATCATGAGAGGTATAATGGCAGCGGTTACCTGGAAGGATTGAGGGGCGATGAAATACCTCTTGGTGCCAGGATAATAAGCCTTGCGGATGTGTTCCAGGCTTTAATATCAAACCGTCCGTATAGGAAGCCATTGCCGGAAGAAGAGGCGATAGGGCTTATTAAGACGTATTCCGGAAAATATTTCGATCCTAAGGTCGTGAAAGCCTTTCTTGAGGTCCACCGCGCCTGA
- a CDS encoding malate dehydrogenase, whose amino-acid sequence MSKNTITMTDKDVLEYHKGGKVALAITKPLAGQRDLSMAYTPGVSIACKAIEATPALAYDLTAKNNTVAVVTDGTAVLGLGNIGPVPSIPVMEGKAVLFKSFADVDAWPVPVTGVAGQDGKTDVTRFVEIVKSIACMYGGINLEDIAAPQCFEIERELEEALDIPVFHDDQWGTAIITLAALKNYCILTGKDVSDLRVVINGAGAAGLRIADMIKTDGVKHCLICDRKGVLTSSRDDINKHKKVHAVDTGKTSLEDAMKGADVFIGVSAADCVTGGMVSSMSEYPAIFAMANPVPEILPEKVKESMKGREYIMATGRSDYPNQVNNVLGFPFIFRGALDVRASRITMNMKIAAAEALAALAREKDIPQAVKKAYGREFTFGPDYLIPTPFDPRIMAWESRAVAEAAINDGVARIKKAPEYALCSVS is encoded by the coding sequence ATGTCAAAAAACACCATAACGATGACAGACAAGGATGTGCTGGAATATCACAAGGGCGGTAAGGTGGCGCTGGCGATCACAAAGCCGCTAGCCGGCCAGCGTGATCTCAGCATGGCTTATACCCCGGGAGTGTCTATTGCCTGCAAGGCCATAGAAGCAACTCCGGCTTTGGCTTATGACCTTACTGCCAAGAACAATACGGTGGCGGTCGTAACGGACGGTACCGCGGTGCTTGGGCTGGGGAATATCGGGCCTGTTCCTTCTATCCCGGTAATGGAAGGAAAAGCCGTACTTTTTAAATCGTTCGCTGACGTCGACGCGTGGCCTGTGCCGGTGACCGGTGTGGCCGGGCAGGATGGGAAGACCGATGTAACCCGCTTTGTCGAGATAGTAAAGAGCATAGCGTGCATGTATGGGGGGATAAACCTTGAAGATATAGCCGCGCCACAATGTTTCGAGATAGAAAGGGAGCTTGAAGAGGCGCTTGACATACCGGTATTCCACGATGACCAGTGGGGGACCGCCATAATAACGCTTGCCGCCCTAAAGAACTATTGCATACTTACGGGTAAGGATGTATCGGACCTAAGGGTGGTAATAAACGGCGCCGGTGCGGCGGGGCTTCGTATCGCCGACATGATAAAGACTGACGGGGTTAAGCACTGCCTGATCTGTGACCGCAAGGGGGTATTGACGTCATCCAGGGATGATATAAACAAACATAAGAAGGTACACGCGGTTGATACCGGTAAGACCTCTCTTGAGGATGCCATGAAGGGCGCGGATGTGTTCATTGGCGTGTCCGCGGCCGATTGTGTTACCGGCGGGATGGTGAGTTCAATGTCGGAATATCCCGCGATATTCGCCATGGCCAATCCCGTTCCGGAAATACTTCCCGAAAAGGTAAAAGAAAGCATGAAGGGCAGGGAGTATATAATGGCGACAGGAAGATCGGATTATCCCAACCAGGTCAACAATGTGTTGGGGTTCCCGTTCATTTTCCGTGGCGCTCTTGATGTCCGGGCCAGTCGCATAACTATGAACATGAAGATCGCCGCCGCTGAAGCGCTTGCGGCATTGGCGCGCGAAAAAGACATTCCCCAGGCTGTCAAAAAGGCCTATGGAAGGGAATTTACTTTTGGACCGGATTATTTGATACCAACCCCGTTCGATCCGCGTATAATGGCGTGGGAATCCAGGGCAGTCGCGGAAGCCGCTATAAATGATGGAGTTGCGCGAATAAAAAAGGCCCCCGAATACGCGCTGTGCTCCGTCAGTTAA
- a CDS encoding HD domain-containing protein, with protein MNPHTITDIKVLVVEDDPTSAKLLQSMLSKSVLGIAEIVVTTTLKESIEYISRNIDTDIVLLDLNLPDSTGLDSVSDLNDEHPDVAIVVITGAYAESLGLDAISNGAQDYLIKGKYDMGMLNKSILYAIERKKGENERKKSLEELQRVMEGTILAMATTVEMRDPYTAGHEQRVSQLATAIAGDLGLSEKQVNGIKMAAIIHDIGKIHIPAEILSKPGKISKIEFDLIKTHAQVGYDILKNIDFPWPIAQIVLQHHERIDGSGYPNGLKGDDILLESRIMAVADVVEAMASHRPYRPACGLDKALEEISNSRGILYDPNAVDACIRLFRERGFSF; from the coding sequence ATGAATCCGCATACGATCACAGACATAAAGGTCCTTGTTGTCGAGGATGACCCCACGAGTGCTAAACTTTTGCAGAGTATGCTGAGTAAATCCGTCCTTGGAATAGCCGAGATAGTAGTAACTACCACTTTGAAGGAATCCATAGAATATATCTCACGTAATATCGACACGGATATCGTCCTTTTGGACCTTAACCTGCCGGACAGTACGGGACTCGATTCAGTAAGTGACCTTAATGACGAACACCCCGATGTGGCGATCGTTGTCATCACGGGTGCTTATGCCGAGTCCCTGGGGCTTGACGCTATTTCGAACGGGGCACAGGATTACCTGATCAAGGGTAAATATGATATGGGCATGCTCAACAAATCCATTCTTTACGCGATCGAGCGTAAGAAGGGCGAGAACGAACGCAAAAAAAGTCTGGAAGAACTGCAGCGCGTGATGGAAGGGACCATATTGGCAATGGCCACTACCGTGGAAATGAGGGACCCATATACCGCCGGCCATGAGCAGAGGGTAAGCCAGTTGGCCACGGCGATAGCGGGAGATCTCGGGTTGTCGGAGAAACAGGTGAACGGCATAAAAATGGCGGCTATCATACATGATATAGGCAAGATACATATACCGGCTGAGATACTGAGTAAACCGGGAAAAATAAGCAAGATAGAGTTCGACCTGATAAAGACACATGCTCAGGTCGGGTATGATATCCTCAAGAACATCGATTTCCCTTGGCCGATCGCGCAGATAGTACTGCAGCATCACGAGAGGATAGACGGATCGGGATATCCCAATGGGTTGAAAGGGGATGATATACTCCTGGAGTCGCGGATAATGGCGGTCGCCGATGTGGTCGAAGCCATGGCGTCCCATCGTCCTTACCGACCGGCCTGTGGTCTGGATAAGGCTCTTGAAGAGATATCTAATTCCAGGGGTATTCTTTACGACCCGAACGCGGTAGACGCGTGCATACGTCTTTTCAGGGAGAGGGGATTTTCCTTCTGA
- a CDS encoding cold shock domain-containing protein — protein MAKGVVKWFNAAKGYGFISPENSDKDIFVHYSSIISEGFRTLHEGDKVEFGIKDGQKGKEATDVVKA, from the coding sequence ATGGCAAAAGGCGTAGTGAAATGGTTCAACGCGGCCAAAGGGTACGGGTTCATCTCCCCCGAAAACTCAGACAAGGATATTTTTGTGCATTACAGCTCGATCATATCAGAGGGGTTCAGGACCCTCCACGAAGGCGATAAGGTGGAATTCGGGATCAAGGACGGCCAGAAAGGCAAAGAAGCGACAGACGTGGTCAAGGCCTGA